From Salvia splendens isolate huo1 chromosome 3, SspV2, whole genome shotgun sequence, a single genomic window includes:
- the LOC121794694 gene encoding zinc-finger homeodomain protein 10-like — protein sequence MDLDLIPTKSGEETEADTPPHTPTPSIKNHHQPPAFKECMKNHAAKIGGHAVDGCGEYMPMPPVLISLICAACGCHRNFHRRAILNFGQPQRTTVKDVGRKRSRTKFSQEQKERMHSFSEKLGWKMQRCDEAAVEEFCLDVGVARGVLKVWMHNNKNINGGNGKSFLLH from the coding sequence ATGGACCTTGACTTAATCCCCACTAAAAGTGGCGAAGAAACCGAAGCCGACACCCCACCGCACACGCCCACTCCATCCATCAAGAACCACCACCAGCCGCCGGCGTTCAAAGAATGTATGAAGAATCACGCAGCCAAAATAGGTGGCCACGCAGTAGACGGCTGCGGAGAGTACATGCCGATGCCGCCCGTCCTTATCTCACTGATATGCGCCGCCTGCGGCTGCCACCGCAACTTCCACCGCCGCGCCATCCTCAATTTCGGACAGCCTCAACGCACCACTGTTAAAGACGTGGGAAGAAAGCGGTCGAGGACGAAATTCAGCCAGGAGCAGAAGGAGAGGATGCATTCCTTCTCCGAGAAGCTCGGCTGGAAAATGCAGAGGTGCGACGAGGCAGCGGTGGAGGAGTTCTGCCTCGACGTCGGCGTCGCTAGAGGAGTGCTCAAGGTGTGGATGCACAACAACAAGAACATCAACGGCGGAAATGGAAAGAGTTTTTTACTTCATTAA